In Brachyhypopomus gauderio isolate BG-103 chromosome 11, BGAUD_0.2, whole genome shotgun sequence, a single genomic region encodes these proteins:
- the ribc2 gene encoding RIB43A-like with coiled-coils protein 2, whose product MMREELFSDRDAAAHFERRRNRELQRQDRIFNAKVRTIGIDRDALDYQVEEKKNKEESNAKELKEFADDLVRHDRTACVLERRQRKDERAVAEAVCLFRQRFQQPGSRREFDLNDPDLLQKQDSASVLPGLAGEDLGRGDRLRRQREQLRVWTLQQQHELEEVKLQQKQEDHQYDQNRVVLDIKALELQKIEEKAKRSAATAVKNFNLALAAETSARRERERQEEEENNRTDIQNQLQGALLSESKERSVRVPGLPITRRDCYRGMTTEQLQHIAHCQRQQAEERRRLHVEQQEEELQQERERLVSARAALLQERQQTRISKDQRRALDQANTQLSQERALQKEVYNNIPDQSYFSQFNTSSR is encoded by the exons ATGATGCGCGAGGAGCTCTTTTCAGATCGCGATGCGGCCGCTCACTTTGAAAGAAGACGAAACAGGGAACTACAACGACAAGACAGGATTTTCAACGCCAAAGTCAGAACAATCGGT ATTGACAGGGATGCTCTTGATTATCAAGTGGAGGAAAAGAAAAATAAGGAAGAATCTAACGCAAAAGAGCTGAAGGAATTCG CTGATGACCTCGTACGCCATGACCGGACTGCGTGCGTCCTGGAGAGGCGGCAGAGGAAGGACGAGCGCGCCGTGGCAGAGGCCGTCTGCCTTTTCCGCCAACGCTTCCAGCAGCCAGGCAGCAGGCGTGAGTTCGACCTCAACGACCCCGACCTGCTGCAGAAGCAGGACAGTGCGAGCGTGCTGCCCGGGCTGGCCGGGGAGGACCTGGGCAGAGGGGACCGTCTGCGGCGGCAGCGAGAGCAGCTCAGGGTCTGGACCCTGCAGCAGCAGCATGAGCTGGAGGAGGTGAAACTTCAGCAGAAACAGGAAG ATCATCAGTATGACCAAAACAGAGTAGTTCTGGACATCAAAGCCCTAGAGCTGCAGAAGATAGAGGAGAAAGCAAAGAGATCTGCAGCCACTGCTGTCAAGAACTTCAATCTAGCCCTG GCAGCTGAAACATCTGCCCGGCGTGAGAGGGAGcggcaagaggaggaggagaacaaCCGGACCGATATCCAGAACCAGCTGCAGGGGGCGCTACTGAGTGAGAGCAAGGAGCGGAGCGTCAGGGTGCCTGGTCTGCCTATAACGCGGCGGGACTGCTACAGGGGCATGACCACCGAGCAGCTCCAGCACATCGCCCACTGTCAGCGGCAGCAagcggaggagaggagg CGCCTACATGTGGAGCAGCAGGAGGAAGAGCTGCAGCAGGAGCGTGAGCGTCTGGTCTCGGCTCGAGCAGCTCTGCTGCAGGAAAGACAGCAGACCCGCATCAGCAAGGACCAGCGCAGGGCATTGGACCAGGCCAACACACAGCTCAGCCA GGAGAGGGCCCTTCAGAAGGAGGTTTACAACAACATCCCTGATCAGAGCTACTTCTCCCAGTTCAACACGTCCAGCAGATAG
- the LOC143527133 gene encoding uncharacterized protein LOC143527133 codes for MSIVSMGSLKIIGSVLLCLWLNQAHSSPMRQQSAVSQPGKRDVRLNRTEYEGISLAGAVQTNGKNKNSSTVLDVLAVLLTMGSVSDPMKARKVYMEAEGMLLEEITNGGALSQEKVKTARPHVGGGSSRNATSSSKANATGPRPSLVTTVGPALTAVQVTTATQEPCEKVTTTASPVVAAALKEVTTTASPVAAAAPKEEVTTTASPVAAAAPKEEVTTTASPVAAAAPKEEVTTTASPVAAAAPKEEVTTTASPVAVAAPKEEVTTTASPVAAAAPKEEVTTTASPVAAAAPKEEVTTTASPVAAAAPKEEVTTTASPVAAAAPTEEVTATASPVGGGAAPTEEVTATASPVAAAAPTEEVTATASPVAAAAPTEEVTATASPVAAAAQTEEVTATASPVGGGAAPTEEVTATASPVGGAAPTEEVTATASPVGGAAPTEEVTATASPVGGAAPTEEVTATASPVGGAAPTEEVTATASPVAAAAPTEEVTATASPVGGGAAPTEEVTATAMPVAAAVPEGSLFSSTMEPSVGEASGDGSGDVPGSGDVSSAGNSNGTTISQSNHSVTPISQDSPGKVKFPADVNGANASESNSATLSMQSNPPVHLNVSSPSVMSSCQNNQGNPSRNVSPESEEFQAQSTGSVVPSVQGHLLSLISDLEDEGFSLADPGQQVV; via the exons ATGAGTATTGTCAGCATGGGGTCTTTGAAGATCATCGGTTCAGTTTTGTTATGCCTGTGGCTAAACCAAG CACACAGTTCTCCGATGAGACAACAGTCAGCCGTATCACAACCAGGCAAACGTGACGTGCGATTGAACAGAACCGAATACGAAG GTATTTCATTGGCTGGTGCTGTTCAAACGAATggcaaaaataaaaattcatcaACTGTGTTGGACGTCTTGGCTGTACTGCTGACAATGGGAAGTGTTTCTGATCCTATGAAAGCACGGAAAG taTACATGGAAGCTGAAGGCATGTTGCTTGAAGAGATCACTAATGGTGGAGCTTTATCTCAAGAGAAGGTGAAGACTGCTAGGCCTCATGTTGGTGGTGGTTCTTCTAGGAATGCAACATCTTCAAGCAAGGCTAATGCTACTGGACCGAGGCCTAGCCTGGTTACAACTGTGGGCCCAGCACTGACTGCAGTCCAGGTGACGACTGCCACACAAGAACCATGTGAGAAAGTGACtaccacggcaagcccagttgtTGCTGCAGCACTGAAGGAAGTGACtaccacggcaagcccagttgctgctgcagcaccgaaGGAAGAAGTGACtaccacggcaagcccagttgctgctgcagcaccgaaGGAAGAAGTGAcgaccacggcaagcccagttgctgctgcagcaccgaaGGAAGAAGTGAcgaccacggcaagcccagttgctgctgcagcaccgaaGGAAGAAGTGAcgaccacggcaagcccagttgctgTTGCAGCACCGAAGGAAGAAGTGAcgaccacggcaagcccagttgctgctgcagcaccgaaGGAAGAAGTGAcgaccacggcaagcccagttgctgctgcagcaccgaaGGAAGAAGTGAcgaccacggcaagcccagttgctgctgcagcaccgaaGGAAGAAGTGAcgaccacggcaagcccagttgctgctgcagcaccgacggaggaagtgacggccacggcaagcccagttgggGGTGGTGCAGCACCGACGGAGGAagtgacggccacggcaagcccagttgctgctgcagcaccgacggaggaagtgactgccacggcaagcccagttgctgctgcagcaccgacggaggaagtgacggccacggcaagcccagttgctgctgcagcacagacggaggaagtgacggccacggcaagcccagttgggGGTGGTGCAGCACCGACGGAGGAagtgacggccacggcaagcccagttggtggtgcagcaccgacggaggaagtgacggccacggcaagcccagttggtggtgcagcaccgacggaggaagtgacggccacggcaagcccagttggtggtgcagcaccgacggaggaagtgacggccacggcaagcccagttggtggtgcagcaccgacggaggaagtgactgccacggcaagcccagttgctgctgcagcaccgacggaggaagtgactgccacggcaagcccagttgggGGTGGTGCGGCACCGACGGAGGAAGTGACTGCTACCGCAATGCCAGTTGCTGCTGCAGTACCTGAAGGGTCACTGTTTAGCTCTACAATGGAACCCTCTGTCGGCGAAGCCTCAGGTGATGGCTCCGGGGATGTCCCTGGTTCTGGGGATGTGAGCTCTGCTGGAAATTCAAATGGAACTACCATTTCCCAATCCAATCACTCGGTGACACCCATCTCTCAAGATTCCCCTGGAAAGGTGAAGTTTCCTGCAGACGTGAATGGGGCCAATGCATCGGAGTCTAACTCTGCAACTCTATCTATGCAAAGTAACCCTCCTGTCCATTTGAATGTGTCGAGTCCATCTGTGATGTCCAGCTGCCAAAATAATCAGGGAAACCCTTCAAGAAATG TGTCTCCTGAGAGTGAAGAATTCCAGGCCCAGTCTACTGGATCTGTAGTCCCCTCTGTACAAG GGCATCTGCTGTCGCTGATTTCTGATCTGGAAGATGAGGGTTTCAGCTTGGCAGATCCAGGTCAACAGGTGGTCTGA